Proteins from a single region of Gossypium arboreum isolate Shixiya-1 chromosome 1, ASM2569848v2, whole genome shotgun sequence:
- the LOC108477109 gene encoding probable rhamnogalacturonate lyase B, whose product MPSQGVKLYVQDKHVVLDNGILQVTISNPDGIVTAIQYNGIDNLLAVENQEADRGYWDLVWNLAGSKGTKGKFDRIEATSFEVIVENEDQVELSFTRTWNPSLEGKVVPLNIEKRFIMLRNSSGFYTYAIYEHLKEWPAFNLDRFRVAFKLRKDKFHYMAMADNRQRYMPLPDDRLPYRSQTLAYPEAVLLVDPMETEFRGEVDDKYQYSCENKDNRVHGWICNDPPVGFWQITPSDEFRSAGPHKQNLTSHVGPTTLAVMHSVHYSGEDLILKFGSNEAWKKVFGPIFIYLNSLSDAGGNPLSLWEDAKQQMRIEVQDWPYTFPASQDFPQSHQRGNVSGRLLVKDRYVCKDYIPANGAYVGLAPPGDVGSWQSEVKGYQFWTRADEDGYFCINNIWTGDYNLYAWVPGFIGDYKYDVIITPSAGYDIFMGDLVYEPPRDGPTLWEIGVPDRTAAEFYVPDPSPMFVNRLYVNHPDRFRQYGLWERYADLYPDRDLVYTVGVSDYTKDWFFAQVTRKNDDNTYQGTTWQIKFKLDCAANETETYKLRLALATAHAAELQVRVNDDGKSPLFSSGQIGKDNTIARHGIHGLYRLYHVGIPGNLLLEGDNTIFLTQPKSTSPFQGIMYDYIRLEGPASSNGNKKP is encoded by the exons ATGCCATCTCAGGGAGTGAAGTTATATGTCCAAGATAAACAT GTGGTCTTGGATAATGGTATACTGCAGGTCACAATATCTAATCCAGATGGCATTGTCACTGCTATTCAATATAATGGCATTGACAATTTGCTTGCTGTTGAAAACCAGGAAGCTGATAGAGG GTATTGGGACCTCGTCTGGAATCTAGCAGGAAGCAAAGGAACAAAGGgtaaatttgacag GATTGAAGCAACGAGTTTTGAAGTAATAGTGGAAAATGAGGATCAGGTGGAGCTTTCATTTACTAGAACATGGAATCCTTCCCTTGAAGGCAAAGTCGTTCCCTTGAACATCGAGAAGAG GTTTATAATGCTTCGTAATTCCTCAGGATTCTACACCTATGCAATTTACGAGCACTTGAAGGAATGGCCTGCTTTCAACCTTGACAGGTTCAGGGTTGCATTCAAGTTGAGGAAAGacaa GTTTCATTACATGGCAATGGCAGACAACAGACAAAGATACATGCCCTTGCCTGATGACCGTTTACCTTACAGAAGCCAAACCTTGGCTTATCCAGAGGCTGTCCTACTGGTTGATCCAATGGAAACTGAGTTTAGAGGAGAGGTTGATGACAAGTACCAGTATTCATGCGAGAACAAGGACAACAGGGTCCATGGATGGATTTGCAATGACCCGCCGGTGGGGTTCTGGCAAATAACTCCTAGTGATGAGTTTCGATCTGCCGGGCCTCACAAGCAAAACCTTACCTCTCACGTCGGCCCGACCACCCTTGCC GTTATGCACAGTGTTCATTATTCAGGAGAGGATTTGATATTGAAATTTGGAAGTAATGAGGCTTGGAAGAAAGTCTTTGGCCCCatttttatttatcttaattCTTTGTCGGATGCTGGAGGTAACCCACTTTCACTTTGGGAAGATGCTAAACAACAG ATGAGAATTGAAGTTCAAGACTGGCCCTATACTTTCCCTGCTTCTCAAGACTTTCCACAATCCCATCAAAGGGGCAATGTCAGTGGTAGATTACTAGTGAAAGACAG ATATGTTTGCAAAGACTACATACCTGCCAATGGTGCCTATGTGGGGTTAGCACCCCCTGGAGATGTTGGATCTTGGCAGAGTGAAGTCAAG GGCTATCAATTCTGGACTAGAGCTGATGAAGATGGCTATTTCTGCATTAACAATATTTGGACCGGTGACTATAATCTATATGCATGGGTTCCTGGTTTCATTGGTGATTATAAATATGATGTTATCATCACCCCTAGCGCAG GGTATGATATATTCATGGGTGATCTTGTATATGAACCGCCAAGAGATGGCCCTACATTGTGGGAAATTGGAGTCCCGGATCGCACTGCTGCAGAATTCTACGTTCCTGATCCGAGTCCGATGTTTGTCAACAGGTTATATGTTAACCATCCTGACAg ATTTAGGCAGTATGGGTTATGGGAAAGATATGCAGATTTATATCCTGATAGAGATTTGGTTTACACAGTTGGGGTTAGTGACTATACAAAAGACTGGTTTTTTGCTCAGGTCACCAG AAAGAATGATGACAACACATATCAAGGAACTACATGGCAAATCAAATTCAAACTAGATTGTGCTGCAAATGAAACCGAAACATACAAACTACGATTGGCATTGGCTACTGCACATGCTGCTGAACTTCAG GTAAGGGTCAATGATGATGGAAAGTCTCCTCTATTTTCAAGTGGACAAATTGGTAAAGACAACACAATAGCCAGACATGGTATCCATGGGCTTTACCGGCTTTACCATGTCGGTATTCCGGGGAATCTGCTTCTTGAAGGAGATAACACCATATTTCTAACTCAACCGAAAAGCACCAGCCCTTTCCAAGGAATTATGTATGACTATATTCGATTAGAAGGCCCTGCATCTTCTAATGGAAACAAGAAACCTTAA